The DNA window CCCAGGAAGTGGAAGTCTCTTCCTATCTGGTGGGTCAGATTGACGCTGCAGTTGATGAAAATGAGTTCCTCGACTTTGACCTGTAACAAGGCACCCATAGTCAGCCTCAATGGCCAGCCGGTGCTGCTGTTTAATGGACAGCAGCACACCTTGCTGCAAGCCCTTGAAGTTAAAAAGATTAAGGTGTTTTCCGAGTGCCGCAGTGGTTACTGCGGTGCCTGCAAGACCCGGGTGATCAGTGGTTCGGTGCGCTACCTGACCGAACCATTGGCCGTGCTTGGCGAAGACGAATGCCTGCCCTGTTGCTGCGTGCCCAGTAAAGATTTGGATCTCGACCTGTCTGCCAAGGGGGCCGACGTGGTCAACCGCCCTGTCAGTCTGCATCCCCAGGCCGAACATCTGCTCATCGACTGATAGCCAACACCAAATGGCTCAGATGGCCTTTTTGGCCATTTTTTTGTGCAGTTCATTCACCTCCACCAAAGCCGCGCTGCCATACCAGGGCAAGAGTTCCATCACCAGGCTTCCGGCCTGAACGGCAGGATCAGTTTCGGTCAGGGCTTTGGCCTCTTCCACGGTTCGCACGTTGAAAATGTAGATCCCCCGCAACTCACCATCATTCAAAAAAGGCCCCGCCAGCACCAGTTTACCGGCCTTGGCCATGCGGCCTATGTTATCCAGATGGGCCCGCTGCAGCTTTTCCGCCTCTTCCTTGGACCGGTCACGATTGGGCCCCTTCTTTAAAAACGCCAGCACGTATTGCTTCATACCGTACTCATCGGCACCGGCGCGCTCTGCCAGGGCCGGATCGTACTGTGAATTGTCACCGGCTACAGTGGGCATGGACAGCAATCCATTGAGCACCACAAGCGTTAACGCCGCTATCAGATGTTTCATTATCATCTCCTTGTTTTCTTGTTTGTTCTTATCAGCCAAACGTGAATTTAGCATAGCAAAACGCCCGCGGCTGCGGGCGTTTGTCAGTGAAATCAGGTTGTGACTAAATTCTTGCCGCCAATTCTGTTCCCTGGCGGATAGCGCGCTTGGCGTCCAGCTCGGCGGCCACATCGACGCCACCTATCAGGTGAACCGGCTTGCCCGTGGCCTCCATGGCGGCAACCAGCTCACGGTTCGACTCCTGACCGGCACAGAGCACCAGGGTGTCCACCGGCAGAATTTCGCTTTGCTCTCCCACCTTGATATGCAGTCCCTGCTCGTCAAACTTCTCGTAGCTGACACCGGTTTTTTCCACCACACCGTGCTGTTTCACCACGGCCCTGTGGATCCAGCCCGTGGTCTTGCCAAGGCCCTTGCCCATTTTGGAAGTCTTGCGCTGCAGCAGATACAGTTTACGCTCCGGCGAATGGGCTTTTTCCGGCGCCTTCAGGCCGCCGGGGGTGCGATATTCCTTGTCTATCCCCCACTCGTTGAGCCAGCGGTCCCTGTCCAGGGTCGCCGAGGATGTTTCGCCGAGGAAGTGGGCCATGTCGAACCCGATACCACCGGCCCCCATCAGGGCAACCCGCTCACCCACCGGCACTTCACCGCGCAGTACCTGTTGATAGGTCACCACCTTGGGAGAGTCAAAACCCGGTAAGTTCACTTTTCTCGGTACCACACCGGCGGCGATGACAATTTCATCGAAGGCTTCAGCCTTCAGCGTGTCCGCCTCCAAACGGGTGTTGAGCCTGAGTTCCACGCCGGTTTCCTTGAGTTGAGTGAGGAAATAGCGGATGGTCTCGTTGAATTCTTCTTTGCCGGGGATCCTGCGAGCCAGATTGAACTGGCCACCGACTTCGGAAGCCGCCTCAAACAGCACTACCTTATGGCCTCTGGCAGCCGCGCTGACGGAGAACGCCAGGCCCGCGGGGCCTGCGCCCATGACGGCTATGCGCTTGGGCACCGATGTTTTGCTCAGATTGAGCTCGGTTTCATAACAGGCCCTGGGGTTCACCAGACAGGTGGCGCGCTTGAGCTGAAAGGTATGATCCAGACAAGCCTGGTTACAGCCGATACAGGTGTTAATCAGATCGGCACGGTCCGCCGCGGCTTTATTAACGAATTCAGGATCCGCCAGGAAAGGCCTGGCCATGGACACCATGTCCGCCTGGCCCGATGCCAGTATCTGTTCAGCGATTTCCGGGGTGTTAATTCTGTTGGTGGCGACCAGGGGTACCTTGACCTCGGATTTAAGCTTCTCGGTCACCCAGGAAAACGCCGCCCGGGGCACGCTGGTGGCTATGGTCGGCACCCTGGCTTCATGCCAACCGATACCGGTATTGATAATGCTGACACCCGCCTGCTCCAGTGCCTTGGCCAATTGCACCACTTCATCCCAGCTGGAGCCCTGCTCCACCAGATCCAGCATCGACAGCCGGAAGATGATAATAAAGTCTTTGCCGACCTTGGCCCTTATGGCTTTAACTATTTCCAACGGGAAGCGGGCACGGTTGTCAAAACTGCCACCCCATTCATCGGTGCGTTTATTGGTGCGCTGGCAAATAAACTGGTTAATCAGGTAACCCTCGGAGCCCATCACCTCGACACCATCGTAACCGGCCTTGCGCGCCAGAGAAGCACTGGTGGCATAGTCCTTGATGGTGCAGCGAACCTGGCGTGGTGACATGGCAGACGGGGTAAAGCGAGATATAGGAGCTTTTATCTTGCTCGGCGCCAGCGAAAAAGGATGGTAGCCGTAGCGGCCCGCGTGCAGGATCTGCATGCAGATCTTGCCGCCGGCCTGGTGCACCGCATCCGTCACTATTTTGTGTTTTCTGACCTGCCAGGAAAAGCTCAGCTGACTGGCGTGGGGAGCCAGGCGTCCACGGAAATTGGGCGCGATACCGCCGGTCACAATCAGACCGACACCGCCCTCGGCACGCTCACGATAAAACGCGGCCAATTTTTCAAAACCGCCCTTTTCTTCTTCAAGACCGGTGTGCATCGATCCCATCAATACCCGGTTTTTCAATTGGGTAAAGCCCAGGTCAAGGGGTTGCAACAGATGTGGAAACGGCATTCAAACATCCTTTTAAAACAGGTGATTTAATGGAGCATACCCAAAGAACCCGCCAAGCTCAACCGGCACCTGTGGCCGCATGTTAAAAACCTTTACAATTGCGCGTCGCCCGCATAGCTAAATTGCTGTAACATAACGGCAGATCATATTTCAGGAGTGGCAGATGGCCCGTAAACCCTTAACAACCCGCAACACCTTAGCGCTTATCTGGAGCACCATTAATTTTGTTCGCAAGCTCATCATCAACCTGGTGTTTTTCCCCGTTTTCCTGTTGCTGCTTATCGGCGTTATCATAGCTTTCAGCAGCGGCGAAGAAACCCGGGTAGAGCCCGGTTCGGCGCTGGTATTGGATCTCAACGGTACCCTGGTGGATCAGGCCCGTCCTGTGGATCCCATCGAAAGTCTGTTAATGCAGAACAAGCGCGACAGAGAAGATGCCGAAGTGCTGCTGTCTGAACTTCTGTATGTTATTGAAAACGCAAGCCATGATGACAGAATAAGCACCATAGTGCTGGATCTGGCCAACCTCCATGGCGGCGGTATCAGCAAACTGGAGGCAGTGGGCACGGCCCTGAATAAATTCAAGGAAGCCGGCAAGTCCGTGGTTGCCATAGGTGACTGGTACGGTCAGGGAGAGTATCTGCTGGCCAGCTATGCCGATACCATTTATCTCAATCCCCAGGGCATGGTATCCCTCGATGGTTTCGCCAGTTACCGGATGTTCTTCAAATCGGCACTGGAAAAGCTGAAAATCAAGACCCACGTGTTCCGCGTCGGCACCTATAAGTCAGCTGTTGAGCCTTTCATCCGCGACGACATGTCAAAGGAAGCCAAGGAAGCCAGCGGCGCCCTGCTCGGTGATATCTGGCAAAGCTTTGCCGACACAGTCAGCAGCAACCGTGGCATCCCAGCCGAGAACCTGGTACTCGATGGTGACACCTATCTCGCCAAGCTCGAAGCCGCTGAGGGTGACTCCGCCAAATTGGCCTTGGACATGGGTTGGGTAGATGCCTTGGCCAGTGCCGAAGAATTCCGCGTTGCCATGGTAGACAAGGTTGGCAAGGCCAAAGAAGGTAACGGCTTCCTTGCCATCCATTACGATGAATATGCCAAGCTGGTAGCGCCAAGCCCCTCTTTTGCCCCCATGGACAGTGTGGCCATAGTGGTTGCCAAGGGCACCATACTCAATGGTTACCAGGCACCCGGCGACATAGGTGGTGAAAGCACATCCGAGTTGCTGCGCAAGGCCCGTTTCAACAAGCATGTCAAAGCCCTGGTGCTCAGGGTAGACAGCCCCGGCGGCAGCGCCTTTGCATCTGAGCAGATCCGTCAGGAACTGTTGGCATTGCAAGCCGCCGGCAAGCCTGTGGTGGTCAGCATGGGCAGCATGGCCGCCTCCGGTGGTTACTGGATTTCCGCCAGCGCCGACTATATCTATGCCACTCCAACCACACTCACAGGGTCAATTGGTATTTTCGGCATGATCACCACCTTCGAAGACTCCCTGGCGAGCCTTGGGATCCACACAGATGGTGTGGCGACCAGCGAATGGGCGGGCATGTCTGCCACCCGTACCCTGTCGCCCAAGCTTGAGGCCGTCATTCAGCGCCATATCGAGCGTGGTTACCACGAGTTTATCTCTCTGGTGGCCAAGGAGCGCAATATGACGCTCGAGCAAGTGGACAGCATAGCGCAGGGCCGGGTATGGAGCGGCAAAAAAGCCCTGGAGCTTGGGCTGGTCGACGCCATGGGGGATATGGATGACGCCATAGCCAAGGCTGCAGAACTGGCATCGCTGGACACCTTCGATACCGAACTTATCGAGCAGGAACTGACGCCGGAGCAGAAGTTCATTCAGGAAATGTTTGCCCAGGTCGCCGCCTGGATGCCAATCAGTGTGCGTCAATCCACACCGCTGGAGCAGATGCTGGGCCAATTGTCCGGGGCCGTGGCCGAAATCGCCGCCTTCGACGATCCCAACCATGTGTATCTCTACTGCGAGCTTTGCAGCCAGTAAAGTTAAATCGCCCGGTTCGCCGGGCTTTTTATTGTTTCTTTTCTTACGCCTTAAATACCTTTTTCAGCGCCAAGCCCTTATAATCGGGGCTCTCTCTCCAGCTTTTAAGTCAGTGCAGATGTCGGTGCAGAATCAAAAACGTTCCATTTATGTTGCCTACACGGGCGGTACCATAGGCATGCAAAAAACCGTTAACGGTTTCGTGCCGGTGGCGGGTTTTCTCACCCAGTGCGTGCAAGCCATGCCCGAGTTTTATCACGAGGAAATGCCCGAATTCGTCATCCACGAATATTGTCCGCTGATCGACTCGTCAAATATGTCTCCGGCCCATTGGCAAATGATTGCCGATGATATCCAGGCCAACTATGACAAGTACGACGGTTTCGTGATCCTGCACGGTACCGACACCATGGCCTACACCGCCTCGGCGCTGTCCTTTATGCTCCAGGGCCTCACCAAGCCGGTGATAGTCACAGGATCGCAAATTCCCCTGGCCCAGTTGCGCTCAGACGGTCAAACCAATCTGCTGAATGCCCTGTATATCGCCGCCAATTACCCGGTGGCCGAAGTGTGTTTGTTTTTCAACAACAAGCTGTTCCGCGGCAATCGCACCACCAAGGCTCACGCCGACGGCTTTGATGCCTTTGCCTCGCCCAATTTTCCTCTGTTGTTGGAAGCCGGGATCAAGATCAATCTCAAGGCCGGCAAAATCTGCACTGCCAGCGATGGCAATCTCAGGGTCGCCACCATAGAGCCCCATCCCATAGGAGTGGTGACACTTTACCCCGGGATCTCCACCGAGATTTTCATCAATATTTTGCAGCAACCGGTGAAAGCGCTGATCCTGCTGACCTTTGGTGTGGGCAATGCGCCCCAGGATGAAGGCCTGCTCAGGACCCTCAAGGAAGCCGATGAGCGCGGCATAGTGCTGGTCAATCTGACCCAGTGCTTCCAGGGCAAGGTGAATATGGGGGGCTATGCCACGGGCAACGCCCTGGCCAGGGCCGGAGTGATTGGCGGCGCCGACATGACCATAGAAGCCTGCCTGGCCAAGTTGCACTTCCTGCTGTCACAGCACCTTTCCAGCGAGCAAATCAAGGCCGCAATGAAGCAGAATATTGCCGGCGAGCTGACACCGGATTAGTAAAACAGATATAAAAAAGCCGGTCGTCGACCGGCTTTTTTATTCATGAAATTCAGATTTCGTCGTTGCCGAAGATGGCGATGGACTCACCACCGAAATCCCGCGCCATGCGCTTTTTCAATTCCAGCTTGGACAGATCGTTGAATACGCCATTGGCACCTATGGTCAGATGTTGATCCTGCTGCATCCGCCTTGCCTGGTACAACATCACCACCTGCAGGGTATTGTCGCGCTGCTCTTCACTGAGCACAGAGCCGTCTTCCCATTTGCCCAGCTCGACCGCCGAGCGCATCCGCTCGTACACCTCATGGGGCATTTCATCTATGATGCGATTGATATCCGTCATATGCTTTTCCGCTTATGTAACACAATTTGAACCCGAGTGATCAGGTAGCCGATAAACCCCAGACTGAAACACACGGCACCTGCCTGTACCCTTATGCCCTCGGCAGCTTCGCCGCCCCAGAACCAAATCACCACCCCGGCGATAAACAGGGTCATGGCCACAAAACTCTGGTTCATCAGTCTTTGGGTTTTCTGGATGTGGGCAATGCGCATTCTGGAATGCATATCGCCATCAACGCCGGTACTGCAATGGGCACACTGCTTGGCCTTGCTGGAAATACGTTTGCCACATACGGGACATTGGATCAGTGCCATGGCGCCTCCTTATCTGAGTTTGTCAACCACGGCCAACATGGCCAGCAGTGACGCTTCGCCCAGGTACACCGAGCGCTCGGGTGACCAGCCCACCAGGGGATCGGGCAGGTTGTCGTTATCTTTGAATGGCATTTCCAGGGTGTTTGACAGGCAATCAAATTCCTGAGCCACCCAGTTGGAGGCCACAGTCATGTTGGCCTTGCCAGGCTCGTCCTTGGTGTAACCAAACTGGCTCTGGAAATCGGCGCTGGCCAGGGTCAGAGCGGCAACGAAATCCTGTTGCAGACCGGCAAGACGCTCACCCCAGGCAGGTACGCCCTCACTGCCCGCCAGGAACACATAGGGCAAACCTTCATCGCCGTGGACATCGTAGAAGAGGTCCACACCGGTTTCTTTCATCTTGTTAACCACATGGTACACCTCTGGGCTGCGCTCCAGACTCGGGGTCTGCCACTCGCGGTTGAGGTTAACGCCTGCGGCATTGGTACGCAGGTGACCGCGCACCGAACCATCGGGATTCATGTTGGGCACTATGTAAAAGTTCGCCTTGTCGAGCAGGGACTTGGCGGTAGCACATTCGCGGTCCAGTAAGCGGTTGAGCAAACCTTCCACCAGCCATTCGGCCATGGTTTCACCCGGATGTTGACGGGCAGTGATCCAGATATTGCGTTTGGAGGGATCTTCATCACCGACTTTCACCAGAGTGATGTCGCGGCCGTCCAGGGTCAGCCCCAGGTGCTCCAGATCCACATCCGGGTGACGCTGAACCGCACTGAGCAGATCCCAGTGACGCTCATAGCTGTAGGGGGCGAAATAGGCAATCTGAATGGCGCTGCAATCCAGCTCAACGGCGATGGACAGGACCCCATTCTCGTAGCTGGTTGGCAAACGGAACCAATGCTGACGGTCGTAACTGGCTGCCGCCTGGTAGTTTTCCCAGCCCTTGGGATAGGAGGCAGTGCCGGCATTGATAATATTCAGCCGATATTGGTTACCCACCTCACCTTCAAAGCGGAAGTTGAACCATTGGTAGAATTCGCCGCCGGCATCGGGGCGAATAGCCAGTTGGATGTCGTCCTTGTTGTCTAGGTTGATGACCTGGATATTGCCACCATCAAAATTGGCACTGATGCGCATTGTCTGTTCCTGAATCGGGTTTGCGGTAACGGCGCTGCCCGGTGAAGGGAAAAGAGCCGCCTTTCTTGCGCCATAGGATAAACCAAAACGGCCCGGATTCTAAGCCCCCCGGCACTTTGGCACGGTTAAATGGGTCGGTTTGCGACTATCAGTAAGCACGGCGGCAAAAAAAGGGCCCCATCTGGGGCCCGTGGCATTACTTACCTTCTTTCATCAAGGATTTGATGTACTTGACCGGCGCACTGCCGTAGCTGAGGAACTGCTCGTGGAAGGCCTTGAGATCAAACTTGTCGCCCTGCTCTTGCTTGAGCTGTTCACGGAAATCATAGATCTCACGGTAACCGGCATAATAGCTGGTGAGCTGCACCTGGCTCAGGGTAGCGCGGCGCCATTTGCCTTCGGCCTCGGCCTGCTGCTGGAAGGCTTCTTCCGTCATCAGGCGAATGGCCTCATCCCTGTCCATACCCTTCACCTGGATGCTGTAGTCCAGAATGGTGTTGACTATCACCCTCAGGTTCCACTTGTAATACATCAACCACATTTCAGGCTCGAAATTACCGTAGCCCTGCTCCAGCATCATACGTTCGGTATAGACGGCCCACCCCTCCACCATGGCACCGTTGCCAAACAGGCTCTTGACCAGGCTCGGAGATTCGTTGGAATACACCAATTGGGTGTAGTGACCGGGAATGGCTTCGTGGATATTCAGTACCTGCAAAATCCAGTGATTGTATTCCCGCAGATAGCTTTCGGCCGACTCGTCACTCATACCATCAAGGGGCGTCACGTTGTAATAGGTATTGCCACCCTTGTCGTAGGGGCCGGGGGCGCTGACACTGGCACCGGCATAGCCGCGCATATACTCGGGCGTTTCCCGAACCACCAGAGGTTTGTTGGGGTCGAGGGTCAACAACCGGTGTTGATTGACAAATTCCACCAGGGTTGGGATCTGTGCCCTCACCTCGGCGACAAAGTCATCACGCTTCACATGGTTGGCCGACAACTTGTCTATCATCTGGCGGATGGCAATTTTCGGCTCTGAAGGCATGGGCTCACTGAAGTACTTGTCCCAGATTTGGGCAGTGAGCTTGGCCATTTCGGCCTGTACCCTGTCCTTGTCCGCGAGAGCCTTCTGATACAGCTCATTGGCGGTCATGCCGGACTGGATGTCATAGGCAAACTTCTGCTCATAGAGGGCTTCGCCAATACGGAAATCCTTGGCGCCGTCCTGTTTCAGACTGGCAATCAATTGCTCCAGCCAGCTGTTGTGCTCCTTAATGGCATCAACCGCCGCTTGATAGCGGGTTTGGAACAAGGCCTTATCGGCATCGCTGAGTCCGGAGGCGGCAACTTTGGCCACCAGCTCATCATTGAGTACCGAAAACGCCCCCTGGTTTTGCTGCAGTGCCAACTCGGTATGTTCCAGGGTTGGGTTGACTATGTTCGCCCGGGCAGCTGCATAGTAGGCGGGCACATTTTCCAGGCGGGACACCAGACTCTTCAATCGGCTATCCAGTGGCGCATACTCTTCGTTAATCAGCTGGGCGAAACCACCGGCGACATTGTAACCGGACGGATCCCACTGCCAGGATTTAAAGGTCTGTTGCTCCCAGGCCATGCTGGCAAGCAGGTTTTCGATCAGGCGGTAATCAATCAATTCACCGGCGCTGAGCTTGCCGGTATCAAACTGGCTGAGTGCTTTTTGCTGGGCGGTGACAAAGGCCAGGGTTTGGGCCATGGTCTGTTCATTGGGGATCTGCAGCAAACCGTCATAGTCGTGGACACCACTGTAAAGTGCCCAGGTGGGCGCCACTTGCCACAGGGCATCAATAAAGCGGTGACTGAATGCGGCAAAGTCCTGCACCTGGCTCACTGCCTGGGGCGCGCTCGCCTCCGGTGCAACCTTGTCCTGAGGGTTGCAGCCGCTCAGGGAGCCCACGCCGGCCAGAGCCAGCGCCATGACGAGAAATGATTTTTTCATGCTTGTCCTTGTTGTCGTTTTGGCATCAAAGGCGACAGTAAAACACGGCAGCAACAAAAACTTAAGACGAAAAAGACCGGATTCATCTTTTGTTACCAAAATAACAAAAGCGGCGTTACGCGTGGGCGGGAAAGATAAACAGCTGAAAAACAAAACGGGGATCAGCTAAGCTGATCCCCGTCTCTAAATGTGGCGGTGAGGGAGGGAGTCGAACCCTCGATACGTTTCCGTATACACACTTTCCAGGCGTGCTCCTTCGGCCACTCGGACACCTCACCATATTGTCATCGACCGGGCGCATATCTCGCTTTCCCCTGTCGACGGAGCGGTACTTTACGCAAAAGCCCAGGCAGGGTCAAGCAAAAAAGTACAAGGATTATGTGTTTGCACACTTGCTAAGCAAACCGCTGATTTAAGCGCCAATATTGCCTTTGCCCAGCTTGAATTTAGCCACTTCCCTGGACATCAGCTCCACTTCCTCCAGCAGCTTGTCATTCAGGCTGCCCAGTGATTCGGCAACCGCTTGCGTATTTTGATAGATCTCACTTATCCGCAGCGCATTGCGGTTCACTTCTTCAGCCACCGCGGA is part of the Shewanella cyperi genome and encodes:
- a CDS encoding zinc ribbon domain-containing protein; translation: MALIQCPVCGKRISSKAKQCAHCSTGVDGDMHSRMRIAHIQKTQRLMNQSFVAMTLFIAGVVIWFWGGEAAEGIRVQAGAVCFSLGFIGYLITRVQIVLHKRKSI
- a CDS encoding M14 family metallopeptidase, coding for MRISANFDGGNIQVINLDNKDDIQLAIRPDAGGEFYQWFNFRFEGEVGNQYRLNIINAGTASYPKGWENYQAAASYDRQHWFRLPTSYENGVLSIAVELDCSAIQIAYFAPYSYERHWDLLSAVQRHPDVDLEHLGLTLDGRDITLVKVGDEDPSKRNIWITARQHPGETMAEWLVEGLLNRLLDRECATAKSLLDKANFYIVPNMNPDGSVRGHLRTNAAGVNLNREWQTPSLERSPEVYHVVNKMKETGVDLFYDVHGDEGLPYVFLAGSEGVPAWGERLAGLQQDFVAALTLASADFQSQFGYTKDEPGKANMTVASNWVAQEFDCLSNTLEMPFKDNDNLPDPLVGWSPERSVYLGEASLLAMLAVVDKLR
- the ansA gene encoding asparaginase, producing the protein MQKTVNGFVPVAGFLTQCVQAMPEFYHEEMPEFVIHEYCPLIDSSNMSPAHWQMIADDIQANYDKYDGFVILHGTDTMAYTASALSFMLQGLTKPVIVTGSQIPLAQLRSDGQTNLLNALYIAANYPVAEVCLFFNNKLFRGNRTTKAHADGFDAFASPNFPLLLEAGIKINLKAGKICTASDGNLRVATIEPHPIGVVTLYPGISTEIFINILQQPVKALILLTFGVGNAPQDEGLLRTLKEADERGIVLVNLTQCFQGKVNMGGYATGNALARAGVIGGADMTIEACLAKLHFLLSQHLSSEQIKAAMKQNIAGELTPD
- the yfaE gene encoding class I ribonucleotide reductase maintenance protein YfaE; protein product: MKMSSSTLTCNKAPIVSLNGQPVLLFNGQQHTLLQALEVKKIKVFSECRSGYCGACKTRVISGSVRYLTEPLAVLGEDECLPCCCVPSKDLDLDLSAKGADVVNRPVSLHPQAEHLLID
- a CDS encoding DUF885 domain-containing protein, which gives rise to MKKSFLVMALALAGVGSLSGCNPQDKVAPEASAPQAVSQVQDFAAFSHRFIDALWQVAPTWALYSGVHDYDGLLQIPNEQTMAQTLAFVTAQQKALSQFDTGKLSAGELIDYRLIENLLASMAWEQQTFKSWQWDPSGYNVAGGFAQLINEEYAPLDSRLKSLVSRLENVPAYYAAARANIVNPTLEHTELALQQNQGAFSVLNDELVAKVAASGLSDADKALFQTRYQAAVDAIKEHNSWLEQLIASLKQDGAKDFRIGEALYEQKFAYDIQSGMTANELYQKALADKDRVQAEMAKLTAQIWDKYFSEPMPSEPKIAIRQMIDKLSANHVKRDDFVAEVRAQIPTLVEFVNQHRLLTLDPNKPLVVRETPEYMRGYAGASVSAPGPYDKGGNTYYNVTPLDGMSDESAESYLREYNHWILQVLNIHEAIPGHYTQLVYSNESPSLVKSLFGNGAMVEGWAVYTERMMLEQGYGNFEPEMWLMYYKWNLRVIVNTILDYSIQVKGMDRDEAIRLMTEEAFQQQAEAEGKWRRATLSQVQLTSYYAGYREIYDFREQLKQEQGDKFDLKAFHEQFLSYGSAPVKYIKSLMKEGK
- the sppA gene encoding signal peptide peptidase SppA, with product MARKPLTTRNTLALIWSTINFVRKLIINLVFFPVFLLLLIGVIIAFSSGEETRVEPGSALVLDLNGTLVDQARPVDPIESLLMQNKRDREDAEVLLSELLYVIENASHDDRISTIVLDLANLHGGGISKLEAVGTALNKFKEAGKSVVAIGDWYGQGEYLLASYADTIYLNPQGMVSLDGFASYRMFFKSALEKLKIKTHVFRVGTYKSAVEPFIRDDMSKEAKEASGALLGDIWQSFADTVSSNRGIPAENLVLDGDTYLAKLEAAEGDSAKLALDMGWVDALASAEEFRVAMVDKVGKAKEGNGFLAIHYDEYAKLVAPSPSFAPMDSVAIVVAKGTILNGYQAPGDIGGESTSELLRKARFNKHVKALVLRVDSPGGSAFASEQIRQELLALQAAGKPVVVSMGSMAASGGYWISASADYIYATPTTLTGSIGIFGMITTFEDSLASLGIHTDGVATSEWAGMSATRTLSPKLEAVIQRHIERGYHEFISLVAKERNMTLEQVDSIAQGRVWSGKKALELGLVDAMGDMDDAIAKAAELASLDTFDTELIEQELTPEQKFIQEMFAQVAAWMPISVRQSTPLEQMLGQLSGAVAEIAAFDDPNHVYLYCELCSQ
- a CDS encoding YciI family protein, with translation MKHLIAALTLVVLNGLLSMPTVAGDNSQYDPALAERAGADEYGMKQYVLAFLKKGPNRDRSKEEAEKLQRAHLDNIGRMAKAGKLVLAGPFLNDGELRGIYIFNVRTVEEAKALTETDPAVQAGSLVMELLPWYGSAALVEVNELHKKMAKKAI
- a CDS encoding NADPH-dependent 2,4-dienoyl-CoA reductase codes for the protein MPFPHLLQPLDLGFTQLKNRVLMGSMHTGLEEEKGGFEKLAAFYRERAEGGVGLIVTGGIAPNFRGRLAPHASQLSFSWQVRKHKIVTDAVHQAGGKICMQILHAGRYGYHPFSLAPSKIKAPISRFTPSAMSPRQVRCTIKDYATSASLARKAGYDGVEVMGSEGYLINQFICQRTNKRTDEWGGSFDNRARFPLEIVKAIRAKVGKDFIIIFRLSMLDLVEQGSSWDEVVQLAKALEQAGVSIINTGIGWHEARVPTIATSVPRAAFSWVTEKLKSEVKVPLVATNRINTPEIAEQILASGQADMVSMARPFLADPEFVNKAAADRADLINTCIGCNQACLDHTFQLKRATCLVNPRACYETELNLSKTSVPKRIAVMGAGPAGLAFSVSAAARGHKVVLFEAASEVGGQFNLARRIPGKEEFNETIRYFLTQLKETGVELRLNTRLEADTLKAEAFDEIVIAAGVVPRKVNLPGFDSPKVVTYQQVLRGEVPVGERVALMGAGGIGFDMAHFLGETSSATLDRDRWLNEWGIDKEYRTPGGLKAPEKAHSPERKLYLLQRKTSKMGKGLGKTTGWIHRAVVKQHGVVEKTGVSYEKFDEQGLHIKVGEQSEILPVDTLVLCAGQESNRELVAAMEATGKPVHLIGGVDVAAELDAKRAIRQGTELAARI
- a CDS encoding YeaC family protein; its protein translation is MTDINRIIDEMPHEVYERMRSAVELGKWEDGSVLSEEQRDNTLQVVMLYQARRMQQDQHLTIGANGVFNDLSKLELKKRMARDFGGESIAIFGNDEI